A window of Candidatus Afararchaeum irisae contains these coding sequences:
- a CDS encoding YhbY family RNA-binding protein: MDSDRRQRLKKEAHDLDATLRVGKKGVESVADELSNQLDNSEIVKVKFLRSARGTKETEEVAEELAEAADAKLVETRGNTAVYY; this comes from the coding sequence ATGGACTCAGACAGAAGACAGAGACTCAAGAAAGAGGCTCACGACTTAGACGCGACTCTCCGCGTCGGAAAGAAGGGCGTCGAGAGCGTAGCCGACGAGCTCTCGAACCAGCTCGATAACTCCGAGATAGTCAAGGTAAAGTTCCTCAGGTCGGCGAGAGGCACGAAGGAGACAGAGGAGGTCGCCGAGGAACTCGCCGAAGCCGCCGATGCCAAGTTAGTCGAGACCCGCGGAAACACCGCAGTCTACTACTGA
- the albA gene encoding DNA-binding protein Alba, with protein MSESTSDSSDTDTADDSDIIYVGNKAPMNYVQATMTAFNEGNDEVTVKARGRAISTAVDTAEILRRRFMSDVDIDDIEISTEQIEDDDGEEINLSSIRISLGKQEDEDGDSE; from the coding sequence ATGTCTGAAAGCACATCCGACAGCTCAGATACGGACACAGCCGACGACTCTGACATCATCTATGTCGGAAACAAGGCACCTATGAACTACGTACAGGCTACGATGACAGCCTTCAACGAGGGTAACGACGAGGTCACAGTCAAAGCCCGAGGACGTGCTATATCTACTGCAGTCGACACAGCCGAGATACTCCGACGCAGGTTCATGTCGGACGTCGACATAGACGACATAGAGATATCGACCGAACAGATAGAGGACGACGACGGCGAGGAGATCAATCTATCGTCTATTAGGATCAGTCTCGGAAAGCAGGAAGACGAAGACGGCGACAGCGAGTAA